In Daphnia magna isolate NIES linkage group LG5, ASM2063170v1.1, whole genome shotgun sequence, the sequence agaggtaagagctatcagctgatgtcacgatgtgggtcatatagtacagcaatatgatccGGGCCAACATCGTGACAGGTCTGGAGGATACTAGCATGTCATTCAAGAGCTTAGcgcaaccatttttttctttttttttttttttttcacaatcaAGTGAAATTGCGCAAACAATGAAATCTAGCTGCTAGTACCCAATTTTGAGCATTGACTTTCTacttgacattttcaatgaaaaactAGGAAAACCCACGATAGCGATGGAAATGCTGCATGAGAGGATCTTCGCTACACCACAGTCACCACACAGTGCAATAGAGGCGGGGAAAGAAACTGGAAATTCGAAAATGTTCAACTTCAAGATGCCTTTGGGCTAAAGCGATGAATCAGGGTGACGGTAGGTATTATAAAAATGAACGTGTGAAGTGGAAGTAAACCAGTTACGTTGGTGCCTTCAAACTGACTCCATCGTCGGCAACATATTGCATCGGCAACATATTGCATATTCGGCTGTCAATCATGCGTAAGACAAAGTCgtttattcatttttgcattttccagCAGCCCTACTAACTACAATGTTTCCCCCACTAGTTCATTGTATGGATCGATTACTaaactgtttaatttttgaatttgtagGGGACTACGATGTCATGCTGCTGTTTGCTTTTGCCATTTTGATGGCTACATCGGCGGGTACCGATGGGTTTGTCCTCATCTGGACACTAGACTACACAACCCCTACGCCCTACTACACCACCTCGTATGCTGCTCCCTCTTACAGCACCAAGGCTCTCGAATATTATACCACATATGCAgctcccagctactacaccgagtcTTCCAACTACTTAATACACGACCAGAACGCCCAAATACTACACGACCATATACTCCGCTCCAACATACTACACTCAAGCCATTAAATACTATGCTGCTCAAAGGTATTGTACACCATTTCTTCGGCATCGGTAAGAGTTGTGCAATGCAGTTCTGACAGGATAAGTGTGCACACCTAAAATTTAACTCATTTCCAGAAAGTATTGGTTTCCATTTCCAAAAATTGCCAAATTTCTATTTCAGGGGGAAAATATAACTTTTTGTTCGAAACTGTGGCTATTGAAATAATGCAGGGAAACTTATGAAGACAAAACCAAAATCATGTCTTGAGTTCTTTGAGGTAAAAATTTGGTTGTGGGACAGCATGCCATTCCTGAATTATTATTTCTACAGATTCACTTGAACTTAACACCAGAGAAGGACCTGCCTTTGATCAGAAACAGAACTGGTGATATCCATAACAAAATAAACTGTGAACTTTTACTATTAAAAATGGAGAAGTTGTGCAATGTAAGACCACACTCAAGACACAATTAAATAGGAGTGAACGTGAACGTGAAAAATAGAATGTGTTTTTATTCTGTATCAAATAAAGCTAATGAAAACTATTTGTTTCTCTACAACATTGAAATTTCTGAACGCATTTATGCACTAGAACATTAGTGAGAATTACATCATTGGTATTCATCAGTCtggtataatttatatagcTATTTAGTTGCGTAGCATAGAACATTGCTTTAATTCATAGCATTAGCTAATTAACATAGAATTGGGCAAGGTTGAAATCCACTTATCTTTACAGTGTTTAATTGCGTGGCGtacaattttttagtttgcattTCCACCACTAATGTTAATTTCCTAATTCCAACCTGAAATTCCCTTAAAAGGAAATGCTCAAATATTCGGACTAGATGTTAGAAGTTTTGGTTTGCCGGTTTGAATTAtagttgttgaaaaaaaaaaaaaatgttgcgcTATAAGCTCTTGAATGACATGCTAGTATCCTTCAGACCTGTCACGATGGACCGAATCGTATAGTACAGCTTTTGATCCGATCTATcatgacatcagctgatagctcttacctctctattcagcctTGCATTCAGCTATTCCGCCTTGCATTGGAATGGTGGGCCAATCCCATACCAACGCTTGACGTTTCGAGTTGAActtacagactcttggttactagcaatcccaacattgggagggtaccatacccagtcatttcaagtgccgctacacatagaaatgcagtcaactcttatataccgtgaatttaggcaccaaactacgttgataaaaaaatcgggcaatttccgacataaaactaactcccatttaaattctgagaaaatattacacaatgtcttaaatgaacattattgGGAAAACAGTGATGAATATCATTTGACttgactataaaacaaataacttaattaaatgtttaaaatttcgtaTTACTTTCAAGCACTCACGAATTAgggtgtggcatcacgcatcaaGACCGTTAACGACATGCAAGAATCCTCCATATCGCCTTGCGGCCGATGTTGGCACTAATTGGCTCACGCATTGTTTAAGTGTTATTCCAGTTGTCggaaataaaattattccAGCTGtcggaaataaaacaatctAGGATCGTCACTACCAAATTCTAGCATTTATAGTCAATGTTAATTCCAATCTTGACGTCACGTATCACGTTAATTCATTAACTCATTAAAGTACATATtcacttttttccttcaaacTGGTGAAAATTCAAAGCAAAAAAGCGCATGTGCGATCAGTTGAGAATAGTCTGTTTTTCTCTGGTTACGTGCCTTTAAATCGCAATTGCCAAACGCCAAAAGGGAAGAGAATCACAAGGAAATGTGAAAACGTCACTTAAGGTGGGGTAAGAATAATATAGCCCTTGTAATTTTCAACGTCATAGGCTAGTGGCGAGCATTAGGGGGACACAAATTCTTATAAAATGAAGACAAATCAAAATTGGAACCAGTCGAGTGGACTCATCGATCGGCAACGGTAGGAAGGAGAGTGTCACACTCACACAGCCGTTCACTATCCAGTCCACATAATCTTACAGTCATGGGTAAATATCGTAGTTTCAAACTCAATAATTAAGCTCCCAGCTACAAAACTGAAGCCCCAAAGTACTATCGATAGCCCTTTGATTTTAATCAGCTtgctaaaacaaaaacaatgttCCACTTTTTAATGTAAAGTTCTACTGGTTGACGTTATTGATCATCACAATTTCGTTTCAGCTTTATTTATATTCTGAATTGTATCACTTCAGATTGGATTATATATCGAAAGTAACTACTttcgaccctaagggtgtagacgaAGTATATTCTAGCtctttcaaagttttcttACTTCACCCCTGCAACGCCCCCTTTTCTTCAGACTTTTTCTAGCTCTTACGGTAGAATGTCGTCGCGAAATTTTTCTCGTGGTCCAAGGGACCCACGTGCCGAACACGTTGATTCTCGCGTCGACTATTTCGCAAACGGGCGATTTTATGAGTTAGACAGTTGGGATCGTTCCCGTTCAGTTTTTGATAATCGCACTCGTTTCCGCTCGGACGACAGGGAGAGATTTTGTTACCCTAGCTTTCGTGAGAGATCGCCTTTGAGGCGTCCACGGTACGTCGATCCGAATGTTCAGTATCCGCCTGTTCAGTATCCGCCTGTTCAGTATCTTGACGAGGGCGACATTCGGGGCCCACCGGCTGATCAAGACTTTTACATTCGTGATCCTGCTAGTGCTTATGACGCTTATTTCGAGTGTGACTATGACCCCCGATCCTACCCGACTCACAGTGAAGCTGAGCCAGAGGATGAGTATTACAGTGATACCCCAAGAGAAGACGACTGGGCTGAGTACGATCACGCGGGGGCAATTGATCGCGGTCGCCCTTGGCGCCCGCAAACTGGCGTTCGTTTTACGACGGATCAGTCGCCGATATCCGTCGAGTTACCGACCCTCTCAGAAGAAGCGCAGTCAGTGGCAGGCCCATCCAATGGTAATCAGGGCTCAGATCCTAGGCGGGTGGAAGACGTAGTTGCCGTCATCAACGCTTCGCCTCCACCAGTGGTACCCAAAGCAATCTGTGATGAAATAGCGTCACTTTTATCCGTCGGCGTTTCAACCGAACAGTCCAAGTTTACTTCAAAAGAATTCCCACTAGTGTACGAGGTGAGTGACTTCTCACTTATGCCTCCCAAGCTGGATGCATGGATGAGTCGCCGATCTAAGGATAAAGGCGTTTTGAAAGCGGTCAATGTAAAGGAAGAAGCTTTAATTAGAACCCAGCTGAAAATCATGGACATCGGTCCCCCTTTGATTGACCTTTATGCTCGGCTGGCTAAAATGGAAGAGGCTACGACAAGTGATATGCGCCGCTCGGTCCAGGCGGCCTTGCAGCAGTGGGGTCGTGCTTTTGCCCACGTTTCAAAGAAACGTCGGGAGTCTGTTGTGCATTTTACGGACCCCAGAGAGGAATATCTTTTGAAAGACGATAGCTGCTTTGCTACCGGTAAGGAGGCCCGCGAGCTCCTTTTCACCGGCCGTTTCCTTGAAAAGATGCTGACCGAAGCGAATCAAGATGAGACACTAGCAAGAAGGGACAAAGCGGTGGCTGCCACAGACCGCAGAAATCCAGTTCGGTCGACCAGACGTGACCAGCTGTTACCTCCGTCAACACGTCATACTCACTACGGCGGGCACCAATATGAACGCGGCAGTAGAGCGAGAGGACGGAGAGGAGGGGGCGATCCCAGAGGCGGTCGCGGACGCGGGAATCCCAACCCAAGAAGGTACGAGTTTTTGACCCCCTGTAATATTCAAGCGCACCCCATCGTATCGATTAGTCTTAAAGTGGGCGCTCGATTAAGTGTTTTCGCTGACAAATGGTCAGAAATTACCGACGATCCCTGGGTTTTGAAGACGATATCTAACGGCCTTAAGA encodes:
- the LOC123472378 gene encoding uncharacterized protein LOC123472378, coding for MSSRNFSRGPRDPRAEHVDSRVDYFANGRFYELDSWDRSRSVFDNRTRFRSDDRERFCYPSFRERSPLRRPRYVDPNVQYPPVQYPPVQYLDEGDIRGPPADQDFYIRDPASAYDAYFECDYDPRSYPTHSEAEPEDEYYSDTPREDDWAEYDHAGAIDRGRPWRPQTGVRFTTDQSPISVELPTLSEEAQSVAGPSNGNQGSDPRRVEDVVAVINASPPPVVPKAICDEIASLLSVGVSTEQSKFTSKEFPLVYEVSDFSLMPPKLDAWMSRRSKDKGVLKAVNVKEEALIRTQLKIMDIGPPLIDLYARLAKMEEATTSDMRRSVQAALQQWGRAFAHVSKKRRESVVHFTDPREEYLLKDDSCFATEREDGEEGAIPEAVADAGIPTQEAHPIVSISLKVGARLSVFADKWSEITDDPWVLKTISNGLKIDFLSEPFQRSSPRDVVMSDEMRAVCQTEIASLLKKGAVKEITDESGGFICSFFCVPKKVDGFRPIVNLKPLNKYNYAWDPSVVINYMSKLGNNAFIPLPSLTKKTAVLLALASLLRVSELAAIDYQSVIFSEDDVKFTLLRIRKSQRGGPLQSVIIPKLLDANCCPVQALKAYVDRTSTIRESNIKQLFVSTIAPHAGVTANTMSKWIRSALNVSGVDTSIFKAHSTRGAAASKASASGISTDEILKAGHWKSESTFGRFYKRVIAPSIVPAVFRHDQGRKRGLSSNQE